From Myotis daubentonii chromosome 7, mMyoDau2.1, whole genome shotgun sequence, a single genomic window includes:
- the RPRM gene encoding protein reprimo, producing MNPALGNQTDVAGLFLANSSEALERAMRCCTQASVVTDDGFAEGGPDERSLYIMRVVQIAVMCVLSLTVVFGIFFLGCNLLIKSEGMINFLVKDRRPSKEVEAVVVGPY from the coding sequence ATGAATCCCGCGCTGGGCAACCAGACGGATGTGGCCGGCCTGTTCTTGGCCAACAGCAGCGAGGCGCTGGAGCGCGCGATGCGCTGCTGCACCCAGGCGTCCGTGGTGACCGACGACGGCTTCGCCGAGGGCGGCCCCGACGAGCGCAGCCTGTACATCATGCGCGTGGTGCAGATCGCCGTCATGTGCGTGCTCTCGCTCACCGTGGTCTTCGGCATCTTCTTCCTCGGCTGCAACCTCCTCATCAAGTCCGAGGGCATGATCAACTTCCTGGTGAAAGACCGGAGACCGTCTAAGGAGGTGGAGGCGGTGGTCGTGGGGCCCTACTGA